The region TCACAATATTCACACACTGACGGACAGAACACGAACCGGTAACCTTCACCGGATTTGGCAACCTTAAACCAATTCTTTATAGTGTCCCGGCCCGGATTTCCTTTGACGCCACCATTGACCACGTAGTGGGTCTCACTAGACAACGGTTTGTAACCATCGAGTGTCCAGACAAAAGAGTACCCGGGGCAAGCATCCAGCGCCTCCACAAACGAGTAGCCTTTGGGAAATTCGACGTTCATGTCGGTCCACTCACGTATAACGCCTTTCTTAGGATTGACGGGGAAAAATGTTACGGGCGTGCCCCCGTCGTAGGGTTCTTTTTGAACGACGCTGAGTGGACATGTGTGGTTCCCGACGCTAGCTAGGTTGAGTCCGAGGCCTAAATCTTGTCGGATTGGCTTGATGTAATAGTCGATGCCTTGTCGGACGATCTTTCCGGTCATGTCGAGTACCGGGTTAGGCTGAGAAGCCGCTGCACAAGGCGGAGAAAATTGCAGTGCTAGAAAGGAGAAGAGAAGGAAAGAACAAAATACGGTGGTTGACTGCATGGTGAATAATGTTTGATACTTTGATGTAATTTGGAGAAAGGTGAAGAAGATGTCTTGCTTAGCTTTAATTTTATACTACACGCAAcatgtatttctttattatatgGTATATGCTTATTTGATGGATTTTGATTTCTGAATGAGT is a window of Ipomoea triloba cultivar NCNSP0323 chromosome 11, ASM357664v1 DNA encoding:
- the LOC115995567 gene encoding miraculin-like, which encodes MQSTTVFCSFLLFSFLALQFSPPCAAASQPNPVLDMTGKIVRQGIDYYIKPIRQDLGLGLNLASVGNHTCPLSVVQKEPYDGGTPVTFFPVNPKKGVIREWTDMNVEFPKGYSFVEALDACPGYSFVWTLDGYKPLSSETHYVVNGGVKGNPGRDTIKNWFKVAKSGEGYRFVFCPSVCEYCEVICKNVGIVVEDGQRRLALTDDPLELKFERV